A stretch of DNA from Thiothrix subterranea:
CTGCCACCGTTACCCGTATTCAGCACCGATGCAACCCCCGAAGGCGTGGATTCTACTTTAGCCACTACCAGCGGATTTTTTGCGTTAGCATCAGCAGAGCAACAGATTCTTAACACCCTGATGGGCGCAAGCTATGGCGGCGACGGCAAGAAAAACAACAACGACTTAGCCTTGAAGGGCTTCAATGGTGAGTATCACGCATCCATGCGCACCACCCGCAAAGGCTACCGGGGCGACGTGGTGGGCGCTATCACCTGTTTTGCACAAGATGGCGCGATCAATACCATTGTGACCCGTAACGAAGGGGTAGGGCTGGCAGAACGTTTCCTGATGCTGGCAGAACCCAACCTCTTGGGGCAACGTACCTTTGATGAATACTTTCCCAACGAATACGACCAAAACGTTTATAACCGCGTGGTGGGCGAATTGGCGGCGCTATCACTCACCAACCCGTGCGAATTGGGAGATATGCCCGCTTACCGTCTTTCTAAAACCGCGTGGGGCATGATTCGCAGCTTCAGGCGTGAAATTGAACCGCACATGGCAGACGATGGCAAATACAGCACCGCAACCATGCGCGGTACGGCGGGCAAGGTGGATATGCACATCATGAAGATTGCCACCCTGTTAGCGATCTTGGATGAAAAACCAGTAGGGGAAGTCGGGCTTGAATACGTGGAAGCAGGCATTAACATCATGCGCGATATGCTGGAATACCTGCTTAGCCTATTGGTCGACATGGAAGTTATCGGTATGAATGCCTTCGAGAACTCTATCATTGCCTACCTTGGCAAACAGCAGAAGGCTACCCGCAAGCTGATACGTACCAACAAATGCGACGGTAAGCCGTGGTCAGAGATCCCGCGTAGCAGCCTAACCAACAAGATCAACGAAACCGTTGATGAACTTATCAGAAAAGGCGTGGTTGCGGAGGAGGAAACGTTCTACCCCAACGGTTCCAGCCAAGGCAAATACCTACGCTTGATTGCTTGATTATCTTGTAAAATCGCCACCATCAAGCCGCGTTCATCGCGGCTTTTTACTATCAAAAATAAATACAAATCGAAAAATCATAATAAATATTACTTTATCCCTTGTGAGTTATTTTTAAGCAAACCTCAAATTCACCCTCAAAACCCCAACTTTCACCCCAAAAAGTTGGGATAAGTTGGGATAAAGTTGGGATTTTTCCCAACTACGAAAGTTATTTATATACAATAACTTAGACGGCCTTTGAAAAAGCCATCCCAACTGCCTTTTTCTTTTAAATACAATAACTTACGCGAAAAGTTGGGAAAAAGTTGGGATTTTCGGAAAAACCACCCCCACACCTCACCCAAGCCACCCCAAAACCCACCAGCGAAAAAAACAAATATTTTCTATTTTATTTTGCAATATTTATTATTTATTTAATTTAATATCGGCGTGCTTACCACGCCACAACCACACAAGGAAACACCGTTAAAGCCTGTACAGACGGGCTAGGCAAACCGCAACCACGGGAAGGGCAGACGATAGCGGGCGGGCTGGTATTGTTGGCAGTGGGTTTACACGCAAAAACAGGGGGTGAAAATCAAAATGTTTGTATCTCTGTTTGTATGACTAGCAAGGCACAAGTGACAATCTATGCAGTTTCATAGGCTTACGCTTACAGTATCAATCCCTTTCTCTCCGCCAATATTTAAAAGCCCCGTACAGTCAATGACTTACGGGGCTTTTTTTTGACCAAAAATAACTTATTTCAATTAAATAGTTTTATTGATACCATTCTGATAAATACTAAACACAATGTTCACGCAGCTACTAATACATTCAAAAATAAGCGGGGATACAGCGCATGAAACACCCATTACTGATGGCATCAGCTTACATCTTATGCAGCACACTGAGCTTGGCTCATGCTGAAACACCAACGATCAAGATCAATACACTCAAAGCCGCGCCCCAACTCGACGGTTCAGCCGAGGATTGGCAAGACATTGCTGCCAGTACCATCAAGCTCACCTACGTCGGTCAACCTGAACGCACCAAAACCGTCTTATTGAAAGCGGGCGTTTTCGGCGATGAAGTCTTTTTCCACACCGAATGGGAAGACAGTACCCAAGACATTCAGCACAAGCCCAGCATCTGGGATGAAGCCCAACAAAAATACGTCGAAGGCCCCCAGCTCGAAGACCGTTTTGCCATGGAATTTGCCATGGAAGGCGATTACGACGCCAATTGGTTGTCTGGCAAAGAATTCACCTCTGATATGTGGAACTGGAAAGCGGCACGTACCAACCCCATCGGCATTAGCCATGACAAAATCACCGTCATCAGCAAACAGACCATGGCTGAATCGTACAAAACCACCTTGCCAGACGGTTCAAACTTATACATCAATCGCCCTACCGACATGGGCGTTGAACCCTATGCAACCAAACGCTATTTTAAAAAACAACAAGACTTAATGCCCAAATACGTTCCACAGGAAAAACTCCCTGCCGGAGCCGATGACGTCAAAGCAAAAGGCGTATGGAAAGACGGACGCTGGTCTTTGGAACAACGCCGCAAGCTCAATACGGGTCATGAGGATGATGTGCAATTCACCGTAGGCAATCCCGTTAAAGGCGCAGTGGCAGTGTTTGACCACGATGACAGTGCCCATCACTTTATTTCAGAGACACTGACTTTTGCGTTTTAACACCCACAATAACAACGAATAATTGATTATGCGCGTTTTCAATAACTTACGGATACTGCAAATTATTGACAGTACGTTCCTTATCGCATTGTTGGGAATTATTGCCGTATTGCTGTGGTTTCATCTCACCGACATATCCAACCAAGTGCGCCAGAATATGCAGGTGTCGAATACCTCGTTGCAGCAATCCCATGCCTCATTCATGCGTCAGCTCGAACTGGAAACCGCCATTGATCAACAACGCGCAACGTTTGACCAGTTAAACGATGAATTCTTCAAGTTTGCGTTTAACCCCGACAGTACGCCGGATAATCTGCCGCTGTTGCACCAACTTAGCCGAACATTGCAACAACAAGGTCAACAACTCTTAGCCGTCTGGCCAATTGATGACCGCCCAGACCTGAAAGCCAACTACGAAGAAGTCATCGGCATTATGTCCAACCTCAGCGCCGAGCTGGAAGGCTTAAACTCCCCGCATTGGCGGCAACTCGCGGCGGATGCACGCGATACCGCCAATCAAGCGAAGGATTTGATGGCAGAAATTGAAAAAATCGACAATCAATTAGGGCAAGAAATTGGCGACACCATTCTGCAATCCATCCAAAGTACCGATGCCAGCACCACACAGATGGCGGAACAACTCACGTATTTAAAACAACGCGCCTTGTGGGGAACACTGGGCATTATTGTGTTGCTGATTATTAGCCGCTTGTATTTTTCGACGCGCTTCCAACACATGACCCAAACGGCGCAAACCGCTCAAAAAATCGCCGAAGATGCGGTCAAAACCAAAGCCCGCTTCCTCGCCACCATGAGCCACGAAATCCGCACCCCGATGAACGGCGTGATCGGCATGACGCGCTTGCTGATGAATACGCCCATGAGCAAGAAGCAAACCGAATTCGTGGACAGCATTCACCTCAGCGGCGAACACCTACTCACCGTCATCAATGACGTGTTGGATTTTTCCAAGATTGAAGCGGGCAAACTCGATCTCAAGCGCGAACCGTTTGAATTACGTGCGTGCATTGAAGAAATTCTCAACCTGCTCAATGCCAAAGCCCTCGAAAAAAATCTGGAACTGGCTTATGCCGTGGGGCCGTCTATTCCGCTGTTCATCGAAGGCGACATGGTGCGCTTGCGGCAAATTTTAACCAACTTAATCGGTAACGCCATCAAGTTTACCGACAGCGGTGAAATCACCGTGTTTGTTATCCCGCGCAGCCATCACAATGACGCTTACGAACTCGAATTCCAGATCAACGACACCGGCCCCGGCATTCCAGCCGACAGGCTAGAAAACATTTTCGAGCAATTTAGCCGTGCTGATGAAACCCTCAGCCGTCGGCACGAAGGCACGGGGCTGGGGCTGGCGATTTCACGCCACCTTGTCGAGATGATGGGCGGCAAAGTCTGGGCAGAAAGCACGGTAGGCGTCGGCAGCCGTTTTCATTTCACCATCAAAACCCGCCAAGCCAACGGCAAACTCAAACCGTTTTTGCACACCAATATCCCTGAAATTATCGGCAAGCGTCTGTTAGTGGTAGAAAATAATCCCGCCAGCAGCCAAGCCATGCAAGACGTTTGCCATGGCTGGGGTGCGAGCGTAGACACTGCCAGCACCGCTGCCGATGCCATCAGCCGCCTCGCCATCGGCAAGCCTTATGACATTGCCCTCATCGAAAGCAACTTGCCCGGCGATGCCCCACTGGAATTAGCAAAATACATTCGCCAACGCTTCAGCAAGCAAGAATTGCCGCTGATTCTGATTGCGCCCCCCAATGACCGCCACCCCAAAGAAACGGTGCGCGAACTCTACAACCTGTACCTTACCAAGCCGCTGACCCGCAGCCGTTTATTTGACAGCCTGATGACGGTATTGGGAGAACTCAATCTGGTCAGCAATCGTCCAGAAAAATCCCCCCTCAAATTGGGCGAACGTTTGCCACTCAGCATTCTGTTAGCAGAAGACAACCCCATCAACCAAATTGTCGCCTCGTCCATCTTGGATGAAATGGCTTACAAAGTTGACCTTGCCGAAAGCGGCCTCGAAGCCCTACAAGCCCTACGCAAAAAAGCCTACGACGTGATTTTCATGGACATGCAAATGCCGGATATGGACGGCCTCGAAGCCACCCGCCGCATCCGCGCGGATTTCCCGCTGGATCAACAACCGATCATCATTGCCATGACCGCGAATGCCATGGAAGGCGACCGGCAAGAATGCCTGCAAGCAGGGATGAATGATTACATTAGCAAACCCGTATTGCCCGAAGCTGTCGAAATCGCCCTGCAATACTGGTGCACACCCAACAACCGCTATCAGCCTCGCGAGGAAGCCAATCATGCCATTAGTAGCTACTGAAGCACTCCAACAGCTCCCGGCCGCTATTTTACCGCGCCTCATTCAACTGTTTGGCAGCACCACCCCGGCGATGCTCACCAATATTCGCCAACACGCCGACAGCGGCAACCTCATCGAACTCGGCAAAGCTGCCCACAAACTCAAAGGTTCGTGCGTCAGCCTCGGCGCGGTGCAAATGAGCGACCTTTGCAAAACCTTGCAACACAAAGGCGAAAGCGGCGATGCCAGCGGCGTTAATGCCTTGGTCACGGAACTGGAAACCCTGTATCCCGCCACCTTACAAGCATTGCAACAAGCGGTTTAAAAGATACTGGTTTAAAATGTAACCGTTACGCGCAAGCCACCCAGTTGCGTGGAACGCGCAAACACCAGCGTGCCACCGTACAATTTGGTAATGTCTTTGCAAATCGACAGCCCTAGCCCGTGGCCTTCAACGCTTTCATCCAGCCGCACCCCGCGTGCCGCCATTTGCTGTAGTTCAGCCTCGGTGCGCCCGTTGCCATCGTCTTCCACGCTAATCTGCACTTTGCCCGCGACATGGCTGATTTGGCAACGCACCTGCTGTTGCGCCCATTTGCAGGCGTTATCCAGCAAGTTTCCCAGCAATTCCAGCATGTCTTCGCGGTCGCCAAAACGGGTAATCGTCGGGGCAATCTCCAGCGTAATGCAGCGCGGGGATTTGTGGTGTACCTGTGCCAACACCTCCACCAGCACGGGCAATTCCACACGCGGGTCAAAGCGTTGCGTGGTATTACCAAGACCTGCCATACGCGCACGTTTAAGTTCACGCTCGGTCAATTGGCGGATGCGTTCGGCTTGCAATTGCGCCTGCTGATGGCTGGTCGCTGATATGTCAGCATCAAGGTGTTGGGTAAGCAAATTGAGCGGGGTTTTCAGCGCGTGCGCCAGATTGCCTAACGCATTGCGGGAACGTTCCAAACGCTCCTGCATCAAGCTCAACAGGTGGTTGAATTCCTTGATAATCGGGTAAATTTCCGCAGGCACGGCTTCATTGAGCTTATTGATATTGCCCGCATCAAGCTGTTGTAATTCCGCACGAATGTAATCCAAACGTCGAAAAGTTCGGCGGATAACAATGCCTTGAATCACCAAAATCAATGCAATCCCCGCCGCCGCCAACAACGGAAATAACCACTTGAAACGCTGCGGACGGTGTTGCGTCGCGTCTGGCACAAACACCACCCCTGCCGAATGCACATTTTGCGTTCCTTCAAAAAACCAGGGCAACGCCATCCCCACGCCCCAAATCAGCGCCATCACCAACACCAAAATAATCGCAAGATTGACCTGCAACTGACGTTCCAAGGACTTCATAACGGTGGCTCCGGCTTGTCAGGATCAATGAAAATATACCCCTGCCCGCGCCGCGTTTGGATGCGCCAATCCCCCAACTTGCGGCGCAAATGGCGCACATACACTTCGATCACATTGCTATCACGGTCAAAATCTTGCTCGTAAACGTGTTCGGTTAAGCGCGACTTGGTAAGAATCCGACCGGGGTGCAACATAAAATAACGTAACAGGCGAAATTCTGTTCCCGTCAACTCGAAAACCTCACCGGCTGGCGTGGTGACTTGCTGGTGTTCCTCATCCAATTGCAAGCCGCAGCAATGCAGCTTTTGGTCGGGAACTGCCGCTTGCAAATTACGACGAATCAACGCCTGCACCCGCACCAACAATTCCTCAAAATGGAACGGCTTACCGAGGTAATCGTCCGCCCCGGCTTTGAAACCGTCCACCCGCTCGTGCCAGGCATCGCGGGCGGTAAGAATAATCACCGGCACGCGATTGCCGCGCTGCCGCCAATGTTGTAAGACCTCCAGCCCGCTGCGGTGCGGCAAGCCGAGGTCGAGAATCACCGCATCGTAAGGCGTTTCGTCGCCCATGAATTCGCCATCCACGCCATTGTTGGCAATGTCCACCGCGAAGCCTTCACGTTTCAAGCGCGTGTGCAAACTGCTGCTGAGTTCGGCATCGTCTTCGACCAATAATAGGCGCATGGCTTTCCTGTTAACGTTACGTGTTTTTCTGGATACCTTTGGGAACGGGTTTCAACCGTGCCGCAATATACGTCTCGATCGCACTGCGGTCGATCGCGCACGCTTCGCTGGCAATGACCGCTTCGGCGAGTGGGCTGAAATCCACTTTGATATTGCCTTCAAAAAACTTGCCACTGATGCCCGTCGCATGAGCTTTTAAAAGCTGATAAGCGCACGCATCGGTAGCGACTTTTTCAACCAAGACATTATACCCAGAAACCGACACCCGCGTTTCATAACGGTGTTCGGTTTTCATATAGGCATCGGCTAAAAACAGCTTATCCCACTCGCGGGGATTGCCGCCATTCGCCATAGACGTTCCCATGAACGCGATGTGCTTCTGAAGATTTTCGGCTTGTTCTGCCGTTTGCGTGGCAATCAGCCATGATAGCGAATAGCTGGTATCCTCAAAACGAGCGCTTGGATTTTCCGCCGTACCCGTATTGGTGTAAGCCGCATGATGGCTGGCGAGGTAATCAATGTAAGACTCGGTGGGTGCGCCGCCATCGCCATTACCGCCCGTGGCATTGCTCGTGCTGTTGCCATTGCTGCCACCGCCGCCGCAACCGGCGAGTGCCAATAAGGAACACAACGTGACCACATACCCTATTGCCATATTCTTTTTCAATTTCATGTTGAACAACCCCATTATTCCATCTGTGTGTAACGAAAAGCGCGGGACTGTAACCGCTCAACCTGAAATGAAGCTGAAAATCTATTCCTTACTTTGCAGATGCAAACGCATCCCCTAAAATCACCGCTCTTCCCTTCACAGCCCAATGGCCTATATCAACATGTTTCGTGCAAGAGATTTATTCATTATCGGCCTACTGTTTGTCGTTGCCGTGCTTCACACTTACGGTTTTACGCTCGAAGTACAAAAAGCGGATCGCCATACCGCGCACATGAGCGTTGATGCCATCGTCACTGTCATCTCCCTCATTGGCGTAGGCTACCTGCTCTGGGAAAACTACCGTAAACATCAGGAAATCGAAGCCCTTAACCACCAGTTACACCATTCCCACACCCGTATTTCAGACCTGCACAAAAAACTGCAACAAGCGGGCAAAGGCTACATCGTGGTCATCCACGAACAACTCGACGCTTGGGAACTTAGCCCAACCGAAAAAGCCGTCGCACTATTGTTGCTGAAAGGTTTGAGCTTTGAAGAAATTGCTGCCATCCGCAACACCAAGGAAAAAACCGTGCGCCAGCAAGCCATTTCCCTCTACCGCAAATCGGGGCTGAACGGGCGACACGAATTCGCCGCGTGGTTCTTTGAAGACTTTCTCAACTGATCAACGGTAGGGCAAATGCCCTAAAACGCCCCCGGCTGACCCTTTGCCGCCTGCTAAAGATTAATATAGGCTAATATACTCTGATCAAGACCCAACCAGAGTGAATGCCCGTGTTCCATAAAATAACGCCTAGCCTATTGAGCTTAGCCTTGCTGCTTCCCAGCATCGCCACCGCCGCCGCCATTATTCCCATGCCAGCGGAACAACGCAGTGCGCTCGGCATCGAGGTCACGCCACTCACCACCTCCAGCGCCAACACCGCACTGGAAGTGAATGCACAAGTGATGCTACCCCCCGCCAGTGTGCGCGTGGTCGCCGCACCCGCCGATGGGCTAATCACCACCTTACTGCATCAAGCCGGTGAAACCGTGAAAGCCGGTGACAAAGTAGCTTCGCTTTCCTCCCCAGACGTGGTGGAAGCGCAACGCCAATACTTGCAAGCTCGCCTCAAATACCAACTCGCCGCCGACAATGCCGCCCGCGACCAACGGCTGGCGGATCAAGGGCTAATCGCCAAAAACACCTGGCTGCTAACCCAAAACGACGTCAAATTAGCGCAAGCCGATCAGGAAGCCGCGATTGCCACCTTACGCTTGCTAGGCGTTAAACCCGGCAGCGAAAGTGCCGAAATCACCCTAACCGCCCCCATCAGCGGCTGGATACTGGAAACCCTAGTCGAACCGGGGCAACGGGTCGAAGCCCCCGCCGCGCTGGTCAAAATCGGCAATTTGCGCCAACTCAGTTTAGAAATTCCCCTCACCCCCGCACAAGCCAAAGACGTGCAAGCGGGGCAAACCGTCACAATCCGCGACAGCCAACTCAGCGGCACCGTCCGCGCCTTGCAACCCGCCTTGGATAATGCCCAAAACGTCATCGTGCGAGCAGACATAACCCAAGAAGACAGCACCACCCTGCATCCGGGGCAAACCGTCAAAGTCACCTTGCAAAGCAGCAGCAATGCAGGGGAAGCCGCCGCCAGCATCCCCACCAGCGGCTTGGTATGGTCGGGCGATCAAGCATATGTGTTCACCGAAAGTGCAGAGGGTTTCACCCCAACCGCCGTCAAAATTGTGCAACAAAACGACACCCAAGCCACCATTAGCGGCTTGCCAGCCGACAGCCGCATTGCCACCAAAGGCGTTGCTGCCCTCAAAGCCAAGTGGCAAGAGGCGGAGGAATAACCCATGCTTAACTGGCTCACTGAATTTTCCCTCGCACAACGCTGGCTGATTCTCGGTCTGACCGTGCTATTGACTGTGTTTGGTGTCCGCACCTTTCAGGAACTGCCGATTGATGCGTTTCCTGACGTATCCACCACGCAAGTCAAGCTGATCCTCAAAGCCCCCGGCATGACCCCCGAAGAGGTCGAAGCGCGAATTGCCCAACCCGTCGAAACCGAATTGCTGGGGATTCCCAACCAAGTCGTGTTGCGCAGTGTCTCCAAATACGCCCTCACCGACATCACCCTCGACTTTGCCGAGGGCACGGACATTTACTGGGCGCGTAGCCAAGTCGCGGAACGCTTTGCCAACGTCAAAAACGATTTGCCTGACAATGTGACCGGCGGTTTAGCCCCGATTTCCACCCCGCTCTCCGAAATTTTCATGTTCACCGTGGAAGGCGACTTGCCCCTGCAAGACAAACGCACCTTGCTGGACTGGACAATTCGCCCACAACTTCGCGCCCTGCCCGGTGTTGCCGATGTCAACGCGCTGGGCGGACGTGCCACCACCTTTGAAATCACCCCCGATTTAGCCGCGCTCAACGCCCGTCACTTAACCTTGGACGATTTGCGTACCGCGCTGAACACCAATATCCGCAACGATGGCGCGGGGCGCGTCAATGAAGGCGAAGAAACGTGGGTGGTGCGTATCGAAAGTGGCATCAACGGGCTGGACGACTTGCGCCACATTGTCATCAAAAGCGTGGACGGCGTACCCGTCACCGTCGGGCAAGTCGCGCAAGTCACCCTCGGCGAACTCACCCGTTACGGCGCAGTCACCCAAAACGGCAAGGGCGAAGCGGTCGAAGGTTTGGTACTGAGCTTGCGCGGCGCAAATGCGGGGCAACTCACCACCAATATTAAAACCAAACTCGCGGAAATCAGCCAAACCTTGCCGCCCGGTGTCACCATTGAGCCGTTTTACGATCGCTCCACCCTCGTCGATAAAGCCATCCACACCGTCAGCAAAGCCTTGCTGGAAGCGTTTGTCTTGGTCGGCATTATTCTGTTCGCGTTCTTGGGTAACTTGCGGGCGGCATTCGTGGTGGCGTTGATTTTGCCGCTGTCGGTGTTAGGCACGTTCATTTTGATGCGCCAATTTGGTTTATCTGCCAACTTAATGAGTTTGGGCGGTTTAGCCATTGCCATTGGCTTACTAGTGGATGCGGCGGTAGTGATTGTCGAAAATATCGTGGCACATCTGGCGCATGACGATGAAAAAGCCAAAACCCCGCAACGCCAAAAAGTCCTGTGGGCAGTGCAAGAAGTGTCCTCCCCCGTCAGTATCGGCATTGTCATTATTGCCTTGGTGTTCCTCCCATTGCTGACGCTGGAAGGGTTGGAAGGCAAGCTGTTCTCGCCGGTCGCACTGACCATTGTTTTCGCGCTGTCCATTTCCTTGCTATTGGCATTGACGGTCATTCCGGTACTCGCGTCGTGGTTGCTCAAGCAAGCGGCGCACAATGATCCGTGGTTATTGCGCGTGTCGCGCCGCGTGTACTTGCCAGTGTTAGATGCCGCTTTGAAACGCCCTAGCTTGATTTACATCCTGACCATCGCGGTGATGTTAGGCGCAGGCGCTACTTACCCCTTGATTGGTAAAACCTTTATGCCGACGATGGATGAGGGCGACTTGCTGGTGCAATTGGAAAAACTGCCCTCGATCAGTCTGGATCAAAGCGTCGCAACCGACTTGCGGGTACAACAAGCCTTGCTGGATAGCATCCCAGAAATTGAGCGCATCGTCGCACGGGTCGGCTCGGATGAACTCGGTCTTGACCCAATGAGCCTGAATGAAACCGACAGCTTTCTGGTGTTAAAGCCCCGCGAAACCTGGCGAACGCCGGATAAAGAATGGCTGCAAGAAGAAATCCGCCAAGTGTTGGAGAAATTCCCCGGTGTGGGTTACAACTTCACCCAACCGATTGATATGCGCGTTTCCGAAATGCTGACCGGCAGTCGTGGCGATGTCGCCATCAAAATTTTCGGCACGGATCTAGCGGTGTTAGGTGATCTGGCACAACAAATCGTGACGATTTTGGAGAAAATTCCCGGTGCATCCGACGTTTACACCCAGAAAAACGCGGGGGTGCAATACCTGCGTGCCGAAATTGACCGCCAAGCCGCCGGACGCTTTGGGCTATCGGTAGACGACATTGCCAGCCTATTACGCACCCAGCTCGAAGGTGAAATCATTGGGATTATCCAGCAAGAAGGGCGGCGCATTCCGCTGCAATTGCGCGGTTCTGCCGAATTGCGCCAAGCACCCCAAGCCTTGCAGCAAATCCGCCTGACGCTTCCTGACGGGCGCATTATCAGCCTTGATCAAGTGGCAAAACTCGTCCGCACCGAAGGTCCCGTGGCGATTAAACGTGAAAATGCAGGGCGTTTCGTGGTGGCACAAAGCAATGTGGCGGGGCGCGATTTGGTGAGTTTTGTGGAAGAAGCCCAAGCTGCCGTCGCCGCTAACGTGACCTTGCCGACCGGCTACAGCATTACGTGGGGCGGGCAATTCGAGAACCAGCAACGGGCAGCGCAACGCTTGTTGATTGTGGTGCCGATTGCGCTTGCCATGATTGGCTTGCTGCTGTTTTTGACGTTTCGGGATGTGCGCCAAACCGTTCTGGTGATGGCGAATGTGCCTTTGGCGTTGATTGGTGGCATTTTTAGTCTGGGGATTTCTGGGCAATATTTATCCGTACCCGCGTCGGTAGGCTTCATTGCATTGCTGGGGATTGCGGTACTCAATGGCGTGGTATTGGTGACATTTTTCAACCAATTGCACCAGCAAGGCTACCGTGGAACGGCGGTGGTGCGCGAAGGGGCATTACGCCGCCTGCGCCCGGTATTGATGACCGCCAGTATTGCGGCTTGGGGTTTAGTGCCGTTGTTATTCGCCACCGGCCCCGGCTCAGAAATTCAGAAACCGCTGGCAACGGTGGTGATCGGCGGGTTGGTTAGTGCGACAACCTTGACGCTGATTTTGTTGCCGCTGCTGTACCGCCAGTTTGTGCTGAAGGGTGAAAAATCCCGTATGCCTACCGAACAACACCATTAACTTA
This window harbors:
- a CDS encoding efflux RND transporter periplasmic adaptor subunit, whose translation is MFHKITPSLLSLALLLPSIATAAAIIPMPAEQRSALGIEVTPLTTSSANTALEVNAQVMLPPASVRVVAAPADGLITTLLHQAGETVKAGDKVASLSSPDVVEAQRQYLQARLKYQLAADNAARDQRLADQGLIAKNTWLLTQNDVKLAQADQEAAIATLRLLGVKPGSESAEITLTAPISGWILETLVEPGQRVEAPAALVKIGNLRQLSLEIPLTPAQAKDVQAGQTVTIRDSQLSGTVRALQPALDNAQNVIVRADITQEDSTTLHPGQTVKVTLQSSSNAGEAAASIPTSGLVWSGDQAYVFTESAEGFTPTAVKIVQQNDTQATISGLPADSRIATKGVAALKAKWQEAEE
- a CDS encoding ethylbenzene dehydrogenase-related protein, which encodes MKHPLLMASAYILCSTLSLAHAETPTIKINTLKAAPQLDGSAEDWQDIAASTIKLTYVGQPERTKTVLLKAGVFGDEVFFHTEWEDSTQDIQHKPSIWDEAQQKYVEGPQLEDRFAMEFAMEGDYDANWLSGKEFTSDMWNWKAARTNPIGISHDKITVISKQTMAESYKTTLPDGSNLYINRPTDMGVEPYATKRYFKKQQDLMPKYVPQEKLPAGADDVKAKGVWKDGRWSLEQRRKLNTGHEDDVQFTVGNPVKGAVAVFDHDDSAHHFISETLTFAF
- a CDS encoding ATP-binding protein; this translates as MKSLERQLQVNLAIILVLVMALIWGVGMALPWFFEGTQNVHSAGVVFVPDATQHRPQRFKWLFPLLAAAGIALILVIQGIVIRRTFRRLDYIRAELQQLDAGNINKLNEAVPAEIYPIIKEFNHLLSLMQERLERSRNALGNLAHALKTPLNLLTQHLDADISATSHQQAQLQAERIRQLTERELKRARMAGLGNTTQRFDPRVELPVLVEVLAQVHHKSPRCITLEIAPTITRFGDREDMLELLGNLLDNACKWAQQQVRCQISHVAGKVQISVEDDGNGRTEAELQQMAARGVRLDESVEGHGLGLSICKDITKLYGGTLVFARSTQLGGLRVTVTF
- a CDS encoding helix-turn-helix transcriptional regulator; its protein translation is MFRARDLFIIGLLFVVAVLHTYGFTLEVQKADRHTAHMSVDAIVTVISLIGVGYLLWENYRKHQEIEALNHQLHHSHTRISDLHKKLQQAGKGYIVVIHEQLDAWELSPTEKAVALLLLKGLSFEEIAAIRNTKEKTVRQQAISLYRKSGLNGRHEFAAWFFEDFLN
- a CDS encoding Hpt domain-containing protein: MPLVATEALQQLPAAILPRLIQLFGSTTPAMLTNIRQHADSGNLIELGKAAHKLKGSCVSLGAVQMSDLCKTLQHKGESGDASGVNALVTELETLYPATLQALQQAV
- a CDS encoding hybrid sensor histidine kinase/response regulator, with protein sequence MRVFNNLRILQIIDSTFLIALLGIIAVLLWFHLTDISNQVRQNMQVSNTSLQQSHASFMRQLELETAIDQQRATFDQLNDEFFKFAFNPDSTPDNLPLLHQLSRTLQQQGQQLLAVWPIDDRPDLKANYEEVIGIMSNLSAELEGLNSPHWRQLAADARDTANQAKDLMAEIEKIDNQLGQEIGDTILQSIQSTDASTTQMAEQLTYLKQRALWGTLGIIVLLIISRLYFSTRFQHMTQTAQTAQKIAEDAVKTKARFLATMSHEIRTPMNGVIGMTRLLMNTPMSKKQTEFVDSIHLSGEHLLTVINDVLDFSKIEAGKLDLKREPFELRACIEEILNLLNAKALEKNLELAYAVGPSIPLFIEGDMVRLRQILTNLIGNAIKFTDSGEITVFVIPRSHHNDAYELEFQINDTGPGIPADRLENIFEQFSRADETLSRRHEGTGLGLAISRHLVEMMGGKVWAESTVGVGSRFHFTIKTRQANGKLKPFLHTNIPEIIGKRLLVVENNPASSQAMQDVCHGWGASVDTASTAADAISRLAIGKPYDIALIESNLPGDAPLELAKYIRQRFSKQELPLILIAPPNDRHPKETVRELYNLYLTKPLTRSRLFDSLMTVLGELNLVSNRPEKSPLKLGERLPLSILLAEDNPINQIVASSILDEMAYKVDLAESGLEALQALRKKAYDVIFMDMQMPDMDGLEATRRIRADFPLDQQPIIIAMTANAMEGDRQECLQAGMNDYISKPVLPEAVEIALQYWCTPNNRYQPREEANHAISSY
- a CDS encoding response regulator transcription factor; the protein is MRLLLVEDDAELSSSLHTRLKREGFAVDIANNGVDGEFMGDETPYDAVILDLGLPHRSGLEVLQHWRQRGNRVPVIILTARDAWHERVDGFKAGADDYLGKPFHFEELLVRVQALIRRNLQAAVPDQKLHCCGLQLDEEHQQVTTPAGEVFELTGTEFRLLRYFMLHPGRILTKSRLTEHVYEQDFDRDSNVIEVYVRHLRRKLGDWRIQTRRGQGYIFIDPDKPEPPL
- a CDS encoding DUF3987 domain-containing protein codes for the protein MTTPTPHNATSGKPNLSVVNNFVRTEKPTHKPAEPEQAKPHTLDLLQHLPDSTFKRYAADVAKMCDIPANTSLLIGLGIVSSVASRCYHVMYSNAEPLPLGEYVTCCQPPAVGKSRMLKTYQYPINKALKELSKDYAKRRKAAEDDGKDFDELPPLPVFSTDATPEGVDSTLATTSGFFALASAEQQILNTLMGASYGGDGKKNNNDLALKGFNGEYHASMRTTRKGYRGDVVGAITCFAQDGAINTIVTRNEGVGLAERFLMLAEPNLLGQRTFDEYFPNEYDQNVYNRVVGELAALSLTNPCELGDMPAYRLSKTAWGMIRSFRREIEPHMADDGKYSTATMRGTAGKVDMHIMKIATLLAILDEKPVGEVGLEYVEAGINIMRDMLEYLLSLLVDMEVIGMNAFENSIIAYLGKQQKATRKLIRTNKCDGKPWSEIPRSSLTNKINETVDELIRKGVVAEEETFYPNGSSQGKYLRLIA